A section of the Pseudomonadota bacterium genome encodes:
- a CDS encoding UTP--glucose-1-phosphate uridylyltransferase yields the protein MTETALFEILKTYNQQHITDHYINLPDERKRQFLEGLQGVNLDLVFKIHENFMHKKTSPVHSGDIRPASVISTPKTDEENARREEARQLGESLIRKHATAVLIVAGGQGSRLGFDGPKGTLPVSPVKGKTLFQLFCESVGAASIHYDTTIPLLIMTSYENHHETVKFFNEHTFFGLNRENVHFFQQGRLPSITPQGKLILKDETGIFENPDGHGGSLKALHDSGLLTRLINQGITELFYCQVDNPLATIVDPLFLGYHRMENAEISTKAVKRKNIDEKVGVCVSVGGKGAIIEYSEMKEEDMRALDKDGNILYWAGNTAIHVLSLGLIKRLNYHGFALPYHRAVKHIDTIAHDSKKIKVTGWKFETFVFDAISFAGKACFMEVIREEEFSPVKNKEGVDSAETARADMVNLYKGWLESAGVVAPPDIQVEISPLFALNKEELSAKLKDKNITIQGDLYLGQ from the coding sequence ATGACTGAAACAGCACTCTTTGAAATCTTAAAAACATACAACCAGCAGCATATAACAGACCATTATATAAATCTCCCCGATGAAAGAAAAAGGCAATTCCTCGAAGGCCTGCAAGGCGTAAATTTAGACCTTGTTTTTAAGATACACGAAAATTTCATGCACAAAAAGACCTCACCGGTACATTCCGGCGATATAAGACCGGCATCAGTGATTTCAACCCCAAAAACAGACGAAGAAAATGCACGCAGGGAAGAGGCAAGACAACTGGGAGAATCATTGATCCGAAAACATGCAACCGCTGTTTTAATCGTTGCCGGCGGTCAGGGGTCAAGGCTCGGTTTTGACGGCCCGAAAGGCACCCTTCCTGTATCACCCGTAAAGGGAAAAACCCTCTTTCAGCTCTTCTGTGAATCTGTCGGGGCGGCATCAATACATTATGATACTACGATACCGCTCCTCATCATGACAAGCTACGAAAACCACCATGAGACCGTGAAGTTCTTCAATGAACATACGTTTTTCGGGTTGAACAGGGAAAACGTGCATTTCTTTCAGCAGGGGAGGCTTCCAAGCATTACCCCTCAAGGAAAGCTGATCCTGAAAGATGAAACCGGTATTTTCGAAAATCCTGATGGCCATGGCGGATCTCTCAAGGCGCTCCATGATTCCGGCCTTCTTACCCGGTTGATAAACCAGGGGATTACAGAACTTTTTTACTGCCAGGTGGACAACCCTCTCGCAACGATAGTAGACCCTCTATTCCTCGGATATCACAGGATGGAGAATGCGGAAATATCCACAAAGGCCGTCAAACGCAAAAACATTGATGAAAAAGTCGGCGTCTGTGTGTCCGTAGGCGGCAAGGGAGCCATTATTGAATACAGTGAAATGAAAGAAGAAGATATGCGCGCCCTCGATAAGGATGGCAACATCCTCTACTGGGCTGGCAATACAGCAATACACGTATTGAGCCTCGGGTTAATTAAGCGGCTCAATTATCATGGATTCGCCCTTCCCTACCACCGTGCCGTAAAACATATCGACACAATCGCGCATGACAGCAAAAAGATAAAAGTCACCGGGTGGAAATTTGAAACCTTTGTGTTCGACGCCATATCCTTTGCCGGCAAGGCGTGTTTCATGGAGGTAATCCGGGAAGAAGAATTCTCTCCTGTAAAAAACAAGGAAGGTGTTGACTCTGCTGAAACAGCGCGCGCAGATATGGTCAATCTTTATAAAGGCTGGCTGGAATCGGCGGGGGTGGTTGCTCCGCCTGACATACAGGTCGAAATCAGCCCCCTCTTTGCGTTAAATAAGGAAGAGTTGTCAGCTAAACTTAAAGATAAAAACATCACTATCCAGGGTGACTTATACCTCGGACAGTAA
- a CDS encoding ATP-binding protein, which produces MERLVGTYIFDPEMNAGKMVFLTGPRQIGKTTFAKKWLASLGFESMYFNWDDPVVMKEYNRNPLYFRNIIDNKFKGEPVPLVFDEIHKHKNWRNILKGIYDVSKDNIRLLVTGSARLGLYKKSGDSLIGRYFSYQMFPLGLPEAAENFSYIVKNDEVFTKGDLLVNYARKVDNAGLESHLANLLTFGGFPEPFLKGSPRFHRRWQGEYKTLLAKEDIRDLSRIADIRGVEQLIEILPTKVGSPLSINSLREDTGYHHATIANWLEILKELYLIFTIRPWHKNILRSVKKEAKLYFYDWSNISDTGYRFENLIAVSLLGMASRLTETGLGNFEVMYIKDKNRHEVDFVLVKDNRPVALFEAKETDTAISAPGKFFNKKLNIPFYQIVYHCNTAEVFRDNCYVIPATQFLMLTG; this is translated from the coding sequence ATGGAACGACTGGTTGGCACATACATTTTTGATCCCGAAATGAATGCAGGCAAAATGGTATTTCTCACAGGCCCAAGGCAGATAGGGAAGACTACTTTTGCAAAAAAATGGCTTGCATCCCTTGGTTTTGAGAGTATGTATTTCAACTGGGACGATCCGGTTGTTATGAAAGAATATAACAGAAACCCCCTTTATTTCAGGAATATTATTGACAATAAATTCAAAGGTGAACCCGTCCCTCTTGTCTTCGACGAAATCCATAAGCACAAAAACTGGCGAAATATTCTCAAGGGCATTTATGATGTCAGCAAAGACAACATAAGGCTTCTTGTTACGGGCAGCGCCCGTCTGGGCTTATACAAAAAATCAGGAGATTCTTTAATAGGACGGTACTTTTCATACCAGATGTTCCCTCTTGGACTGCCGGAGGCGGCAGAGAACTTCTCTTATATTGTTAAAAACGATGAGGTTTTTACAAAAGGAGATTTGTTGGTTAATTATGCCAGAAAAGTAGACAATGCCGGCCTTGAGAGTCATCTTGCAAATCTGCTTACCTTTGGCGGGTTTCCTGAACCATTCCTTAAGGGTTCGCCGAGATTTCACCGGAGATGGCAGGGTGAATACAAAACGCTTCTTGCAAAAGAGGATATACGTGATTTATCAAGGATCGCAGATATAAGAGGCGTTGAACAACTTATAGAAATACTTCCCACAAAGGTCGGATCTCCGCTTAGCATTAATTCCCTGCGCGAAGATACCGGCTACCACCATGCAACGATAGCGAATTGGCTTGAGATTTTGAAAGAGTTATATCTGATTTTTACAATCAGGCCATGGCATAAAAATATTCTGCGCTCCGTGAAGAAGGAGGCCAAGCTGTACTTCTACGACTGGTCGAATATTTCCGATACAGGTTACCGTTTTGAAAATCTGATTGCCGTAAGTCTCCTCGGAATGGCATCACGACTCACTGAAACAGGGTTGGGAAATTTCGAAGTCATGTATATAAAAGATAAGAATAGACACGAAGTGGACTTTGTTCTTGTAAAAGATAATCGCCCTGTTGCTTTGTTTGAAGCAAAAGAAACGGATACTGCAATCAGTGCTCCTGGAAAATTTTTCAACAAGAAGTTGAATATCCCTTTTTATCAGATTGTCTATCATTGCAATACCGCAGAGGTTTTCCGTGATAACTGTTATGTAATTCCTGCAACGCAATTCCTTATGCTTACCGGATAA
- a CDS encoding HAD family hydrolase, whose product MKIMKCIVGKSLLALLLLANVAFAAEPLPSWNDTAPKKAIVAFVEKVTKSGSPDFVPVAERIATFDNDGTLWSEQPMYFQFLFALDRVKELAPQHPEWKTKEPFASLLKGDVKDAIAGGEPAIAQILMATHAGMTTEEFEQIVKAWLATAKHPKTKRPYTEMVYQPMLELLAYLRANGFKTFIVSGGESAFMRPWTEKIYDIPPEQVIGSSIKTKFELRDGKPVLVRLPDINFIDDNEGKPVGINSHIGRRPIAAFGNSDGDLQMLQWTTAGRGARFGLIVHHTDAAREWAYDRTSSIGRLDKALDEAKVKGWTVVDMKNDWKIIYPFEKR is encoded by the coding sequence ATGAAAATTATGAAATGTATAGTTGGGAAGAGCTTGCTTGCTCTGTTGCTGCTTGCGAACGTAGCCTTCGCCGCCGAACCCTTGCCATCCTGGAACGACACCGCACCGAAGAAGGCCATCGTCGCCTTCGTCGAGAAAGTGACAAAATCCGGATCGCCGGACTTTGTGCCAGTCGCCGAGCGCATCGCCACCTTCGACAATGACGGTACGTTGTGGTCCGAGCAGCCGATGTATTTCCAGTTCCTCTTCGCCCTTGACCGCGTGAAGGAGCTCGCACCGCAGCATCCGGAATGGAAGACTAAAGAGCCCTTCGCCTCACTGCTCAAGGGCGACGTGAAGGACGCCATCGCAGGCGGTGAACCGGCCATCGCGCAGATCCTCATGGCCACGCATGCCGGCATGACCACTGAGGAGTTCGAGCAAATCGTCAAGGCCTGGCTCGCCACAGCGAAGCATCCCAAGACCAAGCGGCCTTATACGGAGATGGTCTATCAGCCCATGCTGGAACTGCTGGCCTACCTACGGGCGAACGGCTTCAAGACCTTCATCGTTTCCGGAGGCGAATCCGCATTTATGCGCCCGTGGACGGAGAAGATCTATGACATCCCACCCGAGCAGGTCATTGGCAGCAGCATTAAGACCAAGTTTGAATTGCGCGACGGCAAGCCGGTGCTGGTGCGCCTGCCGGACATCAATTTTATTGACGATAATGAGGGTAAGCCGGTGGGCATCAACTCACACATCGGACGGCGCCCCATTGCGGCATTCGGCAACTCTGACGGCGACCTCCAAATGCTCCAGTGGACGACCGCTGGAAGGGGTGCCCGCTTCGGCCTTATTGTGCACCACACCGATGCAGCCCGCGAATGGGCCTACGACCGTACGTCCTCCATCGGTCGACTTGACAAGGCGCTCGACGAAGCTAAGGTCAAAGGCTGGACGGTTGTTGACATGAAGAACGACTGGAAGATCATCTACCCATTCGAGAAGAGGTAA
- a CDS encoding DUF4239 domain-containing protein, producing MESLTISLIAFVCIFGGALFGMLLRALLPEHHVNDDSKDVVKLGAGIIATLAALVLGLLISSAKGTFDTMNNELRQTASKIVLLDRVMAHYGPETKEIRDLLRSGVTSTIQRIWSEEKHMTTKIRETGGGGGLENIQDKLQQLSPKNDTQRWHQSRALQLSDNIAEARWHLIEQLGQSSLPMSFLVILVFWLTLIFTSFGLFSPRNTTVIIVLLLCALSLSGSLFLIQELDHPYQGLIKISSTPLRNALVHLGQ from the coding sequence GTGGAATCCCTGACAATTTCTTTAATCGCTTTTGTCTGCATCTTTGGCGGCGCGCTGTTCGGCATGTTGCTTCGCGCCCTTTTGCCCGAACATCATGTGAACGATGATTCAAAGGATGTCGTGAAGCTGGGAGCCGGTATAATTGCGACACTGGCAGCCCTCGTCCTTGGCCTGCTGATCTCCTCGGCGAAGGGAACTTTTGATACCATGAACAACGAACTCAGGCAGACTGCCTCAAAGATTGTTCTTCTCGACCGCGTCATGGCCCATTACGGGCCGGAAACGAAGGAAATCCGCGATCTTCTGCGAAGCGGCGTTACCTCCACTATCCAGAGGATCTGGTCAGAAGAGAAGCACATGACCACAAAGATCCGTGAGACAGGAGGAGGGGGTGGGCTCGAAAATATTCAGGACAAACTGCAGCAACTGTCTCCAAAGAACGATACCCAGCGCTGGCATCAGTCACGGGCTCTGCAGCTCAGCGACAACATCGCCGAAGCTCGCTGGCACCTCATCGAGCAACTCGGACAGAGCTCTCTCCCGATGTCGTTCCTCGTGATACTGGTCTTCTGGCTCACCCTTATCTTCACCAGCTTTGGCCTGTTCTCCCCTCGCAACACAACGGTAATTATCGTTTTGCTCCTCTGCGCGTTATCCCTCTCGGGATCACTCTTTCTAATCCAGGAGTTGGACCATCCGTACCAAGGGCTGATAAAGATCTCCAGTACTCCACTCCGCAATGCCTTGGTGCATCTTGGCCAGTAG
- a CDS encoding diguanylate cyclase — protein sequence MKTLFEGKKLYAVIIAFLLIITFFITFHITRNHYKYVVKDTIAENSSTANLLSSVIYEHQKAAIGILESYAQRPLFIDAVKKKDFHRALYHLQSLSKHHTEIDALVLYDQYGTIWANYPVSKEGFGKNFAYRDLYKGVSRKWKPYISTIYRRIVLEKGLAVAVSVPVFDRNGKVIGILCGIQHTSLFTTLIRANTLDPRKSVTLLDQEGNIIFSNVFPYEENITKYPDARVLEKAGAGVLTDMEVSDAKEKGSISYVSLAPVRGIGWSVIVGQEKDAILKSLYGYFIRSAATGFVIFLFLTVSLLYFRREYKYQKTKELLQTEEKYRNIFNDAILGIYQTTPEGRILSANPALVKMYGYDTSEELINNVTATQMYVNPEDREIFKRILSKEGKVEKYETRFRKKSGETIWVSINAHTVKDGQGNITHYEGTIEDITERLSAKEAGKQAEEALRESEKRYIELSITDGLTKLYNTRHCYNVLEAEIARANRFKHPLSILMMDIDNFKHFNDTYGHIEGDHVLTRFADVIRRRIRKVDYACRYGGEEFVVVLPETIADQGVITAER from the coding sequence ATGAAAACCTTATTTGAAGGGAAGAAATTATATGCCGTAATAATCGCGTTTCTCTTGATTATTACCTTTTTCATCACCTTTCACATCACACGCAACCACTATAAGTATGTAGTAAAGGATACAATCGCTGAAAATTCATCAACGGCGAATCTCCTCTCCTCGGTCATATATGAGCATCAAAAAGCAGCTATCGGTATTCTGGAATCCTACGCACAACGTCCCCTCTTTATCGATGCAGTGAAGAAGAAGGACTTTCACCGTGCCTTGTATCACCTACAATCCTTAAGCAAGCATCATACTGAAATTGATGCCCTCGTTCTCTACGATCAATATGGAACTATCTGGGCAAACTACCCGGTGAGCAAAGAGGGGTTTGGCAAGAACTTTGCCTACCGTGACTTGTATAAAGGGGTAAGTAGGAAATGGAAACCCTATATTTCTACCATATACCGGAGGATTGTCCTGGAAAAAGGTCTCGCTGTTGCCGTATCCGTACCGGTATTTGACAGAAACGGTAAAGTCATCGGGATACTGTGTGGTATCCAACACACCTCCTTATTTACCACCCTCATCAGGGCAAATACATTAGATCCCAGAAAGAGTGTTACCCTCCTCGACCAGGAAGGGAACATCATATTCAGTAATGTTTTTCCCTATGAGGAGAACATAACGAAATACCCTGACGCACGCGTACTGGAAAAGGCAGGCGCAGGGGTCTTGACTGATATGGAAGTTTCAGATGCAAAAGAAAAGGGGAGCATCTCCTATGTATCTCTTGCACCTGTAAGGGGGATTGGCTGGTCAGTCATTGTCGGGCAGGAGAAAGATGCAATCCTGAAGTCATTATACGGGTATTTCATCCGCTCCGCAGCTACAGGTTTCGTCATATTCCTCTTCCTTACAGTTTCTTTGCTCTATTTCAGGAGGGAGTACAAGTACCAGAAAACAAAAGAGCTCCTCCAGACAGAGGAGAAATACCGCAATATCTTCAATGATGCGATTCTCGGAATCTATCAAACCACACCCGAGGGACGCATTCTAAGTGCTAATCCTGCCCTTGTAAAAATGTATGGATATGATACATCTGAAGAATTAATCAATAATGTAACTGCAACTCAGATGTACGTCAATCCTGAAGATAGAGAAATTTTTAAAAGAATCTTATCTAAGGAAGGAAAGGTAGAAAAGTACGAGACACGGTTTCGCAAAAAAAGTGGGGAAACAATCTGGGTTTCAATCAACGCCCATACTGTAAAGGATGGACAAGGTAATATAACACATTACGAGGGTACAATTGAGGACATCACCGAGCGCCTGTCTGCCAAAGAGGCAGGCAAGCAGGCGGAGGAGGCGCTGCGGGAGAGTGAGAAGAGATACATAGAATTAAGCATTACAGATGGCTTAACAAAACTATATAATACCAGGCATTGTTATAATGTTCTGGAAGCAGAAATCGCCCGTGCCAACCGATTCAAACATCCCTTATCAATCCTCATGATGGATATTGATAATTTTAAACATTTCAACGACACCTATGGACATATAGAAGGTGATCATGTCCTCACCAGATTTGCAGACGTCATTCGTCGTCGTATACGAAAAGTTGATTATGCCTGTCGATACGGCGGAGAAGAGTTTGTCGTGGTTTTACCGGAAACCATTGCAGATCAAGGCGTCATTACCGCTGAAAGGA